A genomic region of Planococcus kocurii contains the following coding sequences:
- a CDS encoding SDR family NAD(P)-dependent oxidoreductase, producing MNLAGKVAIVTGGASGIGLATAKAFLDKGAKVVIADFNEEGGKQAQQQLEQSDAEIVFVKVDVASEESVEQLVATTVERYGRVDIMVNNAGIGVLGVTHELTYEDYHKVISINQDGVFFGAKHAIKNMLEHGDGGVIINTSSILGSVGEGGAFAYNASKGAVNLMTKSLALQYAEHKIRVNAVAPGYVESGMVSKEALGDFYDALVDKHPVGRLGQPEEIAHAIVFLVENEFVTGSTLMVDGGYTTQ from the coding sequence ATGAACTTAGCAGGAAAAGTGGCAATCGTAACAGGTGGCGCATCCGGAATTGGTTTGGCAACAGCGAAGGCATTTCTTGATAAAGGCGCAAAAGTAGTCATTGCGGATTTTAACGAAGAAGGCGGCAAGCAAGCACAACAGCAACTAGAACAAAGCGATGCTGAAATTGTGTTTGTTAAAGTGGATGTAGCAAGTGAAGAATCGGTTGAACAATTAGTCGCTACTACAGTCGAACGTTACGGCAGAGTTGACATCATGGTCAATAATGCAGGCATCGGTGTACTAGGTGTTACTCATGAGTTGACGTATGAAGACTATCATAAAGTCATCTCCATCAATCAAGACGGTGTCTTTTTCGGAGCCAAACATGCGATCAAAAACATGTTAGAACATGGGGATGGTGGGGTTATTATCAACACGTCTTCTATTTTAGGCTCTGTTGGAGAAGGTGGCGCTTTTGCCTACAACGCCTCAAAAGGGGCTGTAAACCTTATGACCAAATCGTTGGCATTGCAATACGCTGAACACAAAATTCGGGTTAATGCGGTTGCACCAGGTTATGTAGAATCAGGCATGGTTAGTAAAGAAGCTTTGGGTGATTTTTATGATGCTTTAGTGGATAAGCATCCTGTCGGTAGGCTCGGACAACCAGAAGAAATTGCACACGCGATTGTGTTCTTAGTTGAAAATGAATTTGTGACTGGCAGCACGTTAATGGTCGACGGTGGTTATACGACGCAGTAA
- a CDS encoding FusB/FusC family EF-G-binding protein, with amino-acid sequence MIHATETDNPINRAVENPKAFIRNDQYNFIKDQTKILVVGQTSATDAEVLSVLRHLAHEKVFKQFPILTDQQKKILNPLIQVKELSDAESFLEQLQPYIVPFKAVTADNVKKLFPKAKKLKGPKLENTNFYKTSYLAWTESANLMYLVADLTDQLIGVQGSFTRSTKQGICTICNSHSQVGLFIAKTKTSGSEQFIKRGNYICQDAEVCNGQVKTLDRLNDFVGQFQK; translated from the coding sequence ATGATCCATGCAACAGAAACAGATAATCCTATTAATCGCGCAGTAGAGAACCCAAAAGCTTTTATTCGGAATGATCAATACAATTTTATCAAAGACCAAACAAAGATTTTAGTAGTAGGGCAGACGAGTGCAACTGATGCAGAAGTGTTGAGTGTATTGCGGCATCTTGCGCACGAAAAAGTCTTTAAACAATTTCCGATACTTACCGATCAACAAAAGAAAATTCTCAACCCACTGATACAAGTCAAGGAACTGAGCGATGCGGAATCATTTTTAGAACAGCTCCAGCCGTACATCGTGCCATTTAAAGCAGTTACTGCAGATAACGTGAAGAAATTATTTCCTAAAGCGAAAAAGCTAAAAGGGCCAAAGCTAGAAAATACGAACTTCTATAAAACTTCTTATCTTGCTTGGACAGAAAGTGCTAATCTGATGTATTTAGTAGCCGATTTAACAGATCAGCTGATTGGCGTTCAAGGAAGCTTTACGCGCAGTACAAAGCAAGGCATTTGCACCATCTGCAATAGTCATAGCCAAGTGGGGCTGTTCATCGCCAAAACGAAAACTTCAGGGTCAGAACAGTTTATCAAACGTGGCAATTATATTTGCCAAGACGCTGAAGTCTGTAACGGTCAGGTCAAAACACTAGACCGGCTAAATGACTTTGTTGGACAGTTTCAGAAATAG
- a CDS encoding bifunctional transcriptional activator/DNA repair enzyme AdaA: METLPFSFDEMWEKVIACDRKYDGLFYTGVKTTKIYCRPSCRSRKPKKINVEFYSTMDKAQAKGFRACKRCQPETEYSPAEELTREVMTYLTNHYRKSISLQEVADYVGMSPSYLERVFKQETLETPRSCLEKIRIDKAVQLLVSTDLSNLDICFSVGFQSPSNFYKIFRKLKAHSPSEFRKLSEPVAL; this comes from the coding sequence ATGGAGACACTGCCATTTTCTTTTGATGAAATGTGGGAGAAGGTTATAGCTTGTGACCGAAAGTATGATGGGCTTTTTTACACTGGGGTGAAAACGACCAAAATCTACTGCAGACCTTCTTGTCGTTCTCGAAAGCCTAAAAAGATCAATGTTGAATTTTATTCGACTATGGATAAAGCACAGGCAAAAGGATTTCGGGCTTGTAAAAGATGTCAACCTGAAACCGAATATTCTCCTGCCGAAGAGCTTACGCGTGAAGTGATGACTTACTTAACCAATCATTATAGAAAAAGCATCAGTCTACAGGAAGTAGCGGATTATGTCGGCATGAGTCCTTCTTATTTAGAGCGTGTATTTAAGCAGGAGACCCTCGAAACACCGCGCTCTTGTTTAGAGAAAATTCGAATCGACAAAGCGGTACAGCTATTGGTGTCTACAGATTTATCCAATCTTGATATATGCTTTAGTGTGGGATTTCAAAGTCCCTCTAATTTTTATAAAATATTCCGTAAGCTCAAAGCCCACTCGCCAAGTGAATTTCGCAAGCTGAGCGAGCCTGTTGCTTTATGA
- a CDS encoding DNA-3-methyladenine glycosylase family protein, whose protein sequence is MMKKQSELYMEISTPVDFNFVECLVHLGRSSQENLYRVQNARVTKVLKLNNELVLFHMTPVKGALRLAFPLGAPTATNSELVRAYVEDWFDLQTDLQDFYAMAQIDSLLSTLVQQYRGLRVIGVPDLFEALVWAVMGQQINLTFAYTLKKRFVESYGESLIYEEERYWTFPSPEKIALLSVTDLRALQLTGRKAEYILGIALAMTNGTLSKEQLLQEQDMERSLLEIRGIGAWSANYVMMKCLHSQTAFPLADVGLHNALKVQLNMERKPTQVEITKFAEKWRGWEAYATFYLWRSLL, encoded by the coding sequence ATGATGAAAAAGCAGAGTGAGCTGTATATGGAAATTTCGACACCTGTTGATTTTAATTTTGTGGAATGTCTCGTTCATCTTGGCAGATCTTCACAAGAAAACTTGTACCGGGTTCAAAACGCTCGTGTGACAAAGGTGCTAAAGCTTAACAATGAACTCGTCTTGTTCCACATGACCCCAGTAAAGGGTGCTTTGCGCTTGGCGTTTCCGCTCGGAGCGCCGACTGCCACCAATAGCGAATTGGTTAGAGCTTACGTTGAGGATTGGTTTGATCTGCAGACGGATCTTCAGGATTTTTACGCAATGGCACAAATAGACTCCCTATTAAGTACATTGGTCCAGCAGTACCGAGGTTTACGAGTCATCGGTGTTCCAGACTTGTTTGAAGCCTTAGTATGGGCAGTTATGGGTCAACAAATCAATCTGACTTTCGCTTATACATTAAAGAAACGATTTGTTGAAAGTTATGGAGAGTCGTTGATTTATGAAGAGGAACGTTATTGGACCTTTCCAAGTCCCGAGAAAATTGCCTTATTGTCTGTTACTGACTTAAGAGCATTGCAACTAACTGGCCGAAAAGCAGAATACATTTTGGGCATTGCTTTAGCGATGACAAATGGTACGCTGAGCAAAGAGCAATTACTACAAGAACAGGACATGGAGCGTTCGTTACTGGAAATCCGAGGCATTGGCGCCTGGTCGGCCAACTATGTCATGATGAAATGCCTGCACAGCCAAACGGCTTTTCCGCTCGCAGATGTCGGCTTACACAACGCGTTAAAAGTTCAGTTGAACATGGAGCGAAAACCAACACAGGTAGAAATTACAAAATTTGCGGAAAAATGGCGAGGCTGGGAAGCCTATGCCACATTCTATTTATGGAGGTCTTTGTTATGA
- a CDS encoding methylated-DNA--[protein]-cysteine S-methyltransferase, translating into MSHLHQVEFESPIGIIEIVGTDEAILSISFSEKSEINYPISPDSPQVITDCQQQLEEYFKGQRMKFTIPFLSTGTEFQRKVWTALTDVPYAETVSYGAIAKAVGSEKAVRAVGNANSKNKLSIIVPCHRIIGANGKLTGYAGTLPRKEWLLDHEKAYKENQSK; encoded by the coding sequence ATGAGCCACTTGCATCAGGTTGAATTTGAATCACCGATTGGCATCATCGAAATTGTTGGCACAGACGAGGCAATTCTGTCGATCTCGTTTAGCGAGAAAAGTGAAATTAACTATCCGATTTCTCCAGATAGCCCGCAAGTCATCACCGATTGCCAACAACAGTTGGAAGAATACTTTAAAGGGCAACGCATGAAATTCACGATTCCTTTTCTCTCTACAGGAACCGAATTCCAACGAAAAGTGTGGACTGCGTTAACCGATGTACCTTATGCGGAAACTGTCTCTTACGGCGCTATCGCCAAAGCGGTTGGCAGCGAGAAAGCGGTTCGAGCAGTAGGCAACGCCAACAGCAAAAACAAACTCAGTATTATCGTACCATGCCACCGAATTATTGGAGCAAACGGTAAACTGACGGGTTATGCTGGCACGTTGCCCCGAAAAGAATGGCTACTGGATCACGAGAAAGCCTATAAAGAAAATCAGTCTAAGTAA
- a CDS encoding class F sortase, which yields MKQLVTITTAVILCLALFILLKPLAASPTFEEQMEQVKKIEEKKEVPKKEEVTGNYVDKIAEFPILPEQREKLQMLQRERQQSIQGMEPSQIKIPSIGVDAAIESTGILDNGQMGVPEDVDQVGWFEPGYKAGAKGHAVLAGHVDSLTGPAVFYELDKVKVGETVTVIGPDGREMIYEVKNLTSYETDDAPIEKIFGSSDKRLLSLITCTGDYNRDIGSHEERLVVTAELVSDSSVTDKQPASPENVVATDFNLSWHAVRDDAIIGYRIYEENIQTGELKKIETVSLFDRKNVSIKTDDTKRYHVSSVDVDLNESKKALAVKN from the coding sequence ATGAAGCAGCTTGTCACTATAACTACAGCCGTAATTTTATGTCTTGCTTTGTTTATCCTATTGAAACCTTTGGCCGCTAGCCCGACTTTTGAAGAGCAGATGGAGCAGGTCAAAAAAATTGAAGAGAAAAAAGAAGTTCCTAAGAAAGAAGAAGTAACAGGCAATTATGTTGATAAGATTGCTGAGTTCCCCATTCTTCCGGAACAACGTGAAAAATTACAAATGCTACAACGCGAACGTCAGCAAAGCATACAGGGGATGGAACCTTCTCAAATTAAAATTCCCTCAATCGGCGTCGATGCAGCTATCGAGTCAACGGGTATTTTAGACAATGGCCAAATGGGAGTTCCTGAAGATGTAGATCAAGTTGGCTGGTTCGAGCCTGGTTATAAAGCTGGCGCAAAAGGCCACGCTGTTTTAGCAGGACATGTTGACAGTTTAACGGGTCCAGCTGTTTTTTATGAACTCGATAAAGTGAAAGTCGGAGAAACTGTAACAGTAATAGGTCCAGATGGCCGTGAAATGATTTACGAAGTTAAAAATTTAACCAGCTATGAAACAGATGATGCACCAATCGAAAAAATATTTGGTAGCTCAGATAAACGACTGCTTAGTTTAATTACTTGTACAGGGGATTACAACCGCGACATCGGCTCTCACGAAGAACGTTTAGTCGTGACAGCTGAATTGGTTTCTGATTCTAGTGTGACAGACAAGCAGCCGGCGTCTCCAGAAAATGTTGTCGCTACGGATTTCAATCTTTCATGGCATGCCGTTCGTGACGATGCGATTATCGGTTACCGCATCTACGAAGAAAATATTCAAACAGGCGAATTGAAAAAAATTGAAACTGTTTCGTTGTTTGATAGAAAAAACGTTTCTATTAAAACAGATGACACAAAGCGTTACCACGTCTCTTCTGTCGATGTTGACTTGAACGAATCTAAAAAAGCATTAGCAGTAAAGAATTAA
- a CDS encoding aldo/keto reductase: MANDQVFTFHNGVAVPNIGFGTWQIPNEEAYGAVTIALKTGYTHIDTALAYKNEENVGKAIKDFDISRENVFITSKLPAQTKGYEATLAAFEETVSNLDVDFLDLYLIHAPWPWDDIGKDCTEGNIESWKAMEKLYKEGKIRAIGVSNFAESDIQALMDACEIVPMANQIPFYVGRVQKSLLAFCAKHNMVVEAYSPLATGQILDSPKLKKMATKYDVTPAQLCIRYCLEKNTLPLPKSTNEERILENSQLDFTISPEDVQILDAFEDIRAK; the protein is encoded by the coding sequence ATGGCAAACGATCAGGTTTTCACATTTCATAATGGGGTTGCAGTTCCCAATATCGGCTTTGGTACGTGGCAAATTCCAAACGAAGAAGCTTACGGTGCAGTGACGATTGCATTGAAAACTGGCTACACGCATATTGATACGGCGTTAGCATATAAGAATGAAGAAAATGTTGGCAAGGCGATTAAAGATTTTGATATTTCCCGGGAAAACGTTTTTATTACTAGTAAGCTACCTGCCCAAACAAAAGGATATGAAGCGACTCTAGCGGCTTTTGAAGAAACCGTTTCAAATCTCGACGTGGATTTCTTAGATCTTTATTTGATTCATGCGCCGTGGCCTTGGGATGACATTGGCAAAGATTGCACAGAAGGCAATATTGAATCGTGGAAAGCGATGGAGAAGCTTTATAAAGAAGGCAAAATCCGCGCAATCGGTGTTTCCAATTTTGCGGAAAGCGATATTCAAGCACTTATGGATGCTTGCGAAATTGTGCCAATGGCGAATCAAATTCCGTTTTATGTCGGACGCGTTCAAAAGAGCTTGCTAGCGTTTTGTGCAAAGCATAATATGGTGGTCGAAGCTTATTCTCCGCTGGCGACTGGTCAAATTTTGGATAGTCCTAAACTCAAGAAAATGGCTACAAAATATGACGTAACGCCTGCGCAATTGTGCATTCGTTATTGTTTAGAAAAAAACACCTTGCCCCTTCCGAAATCGACAAACGAAGAACGCATCTTAGAAAATAGCCAATTGGATTTCACTATTTCTCCAGAAGACGTTCAAATACTAGATGCTTTTGAAGATATCCGCGCTAAATAG
- a CDS encoding alpha/beta fold hydrolase produces MGHYIEVEDGVNVYVEDIGSGQPVVFIHGWPLNSKAFESQVSVLAEQKFRFIGIDLRGYGKSDKPWSSYDYDMAANDVKAVVDYLKLDHFVLAGFSMGGPIAIRYLTNFKQQGVDKLMLLAAAAPLFTQRDDFKHNLKPEEVDGIIDQLKEDRPAFLGQFADMFFEQKKSPEFLHWFQTLGLEAGAHSTIKSAIALRDEDLRDELAGITVPTAIFHGKKDQICAYELAEEMDKQIPNSVLVPFEDSGHGINADEPERFNNELLNFLKSSDEN; encoded by the coding sequence GTGGGACATTATATTGAAGTGGAAGATGGCGTAAACGTTTATGTGGAAGACATTGGATCGGGGCAACCGGTCGTCTTTATTCACGGCTGGCCTTTAAATAGCAAAGCATTTGAGTCGCAAGTAAGCGTGCTTGCGGAGCAAAAATTTCGATTTATCGGCATTGACCTGAGAGGTTACGGGAAATCAGACAAGCCGTGGTCGAGCTACGATTACGACATGGCAGCAAACGACGTCAAAGCCGTTGTCGATTATTTGAAACTTGATCATTTTGTGCTTGCCGGATTTTCCATGGGTGGTCCGATTGCCATTCGTTACTTAACAAATTTCAAGCAGCAAGGCGTCGATAAACTGATGCTATTAGCAGCAGCGGCTCCATTATTTACGCAACGCGATGATTTTAAACACAACTTGAAGCCGGAAGAAGTAGACGGCATTATTGACCAACTTAAAGAAGATCGTCCGGCCTTTCTTGGGCAATTCGCGGATATGTTCTTTGAACAGAAAAAGTCACCGGAATTTCTGCATTGGTTCCAAACGCTTGGACTCGAAGCCGGTGCTCACTCAACCATTAAATCCGCGATTGCCTTAAGAGATGAGGACTTGCGCGACGAGTTAGCAGGCATTACTGTGCCAACGGCTATTTTCCACGGGAAAAAAGATCAGATCTGTGCTTACGAACTGGCTGAAGAAATGGACAAACAAATCCCCAACTCAGTGCTCGTTCCTTTCGAAGACAGCGGCCATGGCATTAACGCAGATGAACCAGAGCGTTTCAATAATGAGTTGTTAAATTTCCTTAAGAGTTCTGATGAAAACTAA
- a CDS encoding aldo/keto reductase, with amino-acid sequence MDYIYLGNSGLRVPKYILGTVPFSGTNGFDAAGNIDEKTARRMVDMSLEAGINMFDTANLYSKGDAERVLGSAIKGRRDELLLTSKTGFPLGENPNARGASRSNILTSIDQSLERLGTDYLDVYFVHLWDGQTPVEETVETMTSIVKSGKIRHWGVSNYSGWALARTFTVAERSGFIPPITQQIYYTPEAREAEYELLPAGSELGIGSMIWSPLGEGLLNGKIGRNKQAPANRRQGAGWPEPWVQNQERLYQVIDALERVAANHNASVPQIAYAWVRDRPNVGPIVIAARNEEQLKENIASFEIQLTQEEHDRIESVARPAPLYPNWHRAMNSFDMGSPSEKTYLAGYKQSLGIDD; translated from the coding sequence ATGGACTATATCTATTTGGGGAATTCAGGCTTGCGGGTTCCGAAGTACATACTTGGAACGGTTCCTTTTAGCGGGACAAATGGCTTTGACGCTGCAGGCAATATCGACGAAAAAACAGCACGGCGCATGGTAGACATGTCACTTGAGGCCGGCATCAACATGTTTGATACTGCCAATTTGTATTCAAAAGGCGATGCAGAGCGCGTGTTGGGGTCAGCCATTAAAGGGCGCCGTGACGAATTATTGCTGACATCGAAAACAGGCTTTCCACTCGGAGAAAACCCTAACGCAAGAGGAGCTTCAAGAAGCAATATTTTAACATCTATCGACCAATCACTTGAGCGGTTAGGTACAGATTATCTTGATGTCTATTTTGTTCATTTGTGGGATGGGCAAACGCCGGTCGAAGAAACAGTCGAAACCATGACAAGTATCGTCAAATCCGGCAAAATTCGCCATTGGGGCGTATCAAACTATAGCGGCTGGGCACTGGCGCGAACGTTTACGGTTGCAGAGCGATCTGGCTTTATTCCACCCATTACCCAACAAATTTACTACACACCAGAAGCACGAGAAGCAGAATACGAACTACTTCCCGCAGGCAGTGAGCTTGGCATTGGCTCAATGATCTGGAGTCCACTCGGTGAAGGACTGCTAAACGGCAAAATTGGCCGCAACAAACAAGCACCGGCGAATAGACGTCAAGGAGCTGGATGGCCAGAACCGTGGGTGCAAAATCAGGAACGGCTCTACCAAGTAATCGATGCGTTAGAAAGAGTCGCAGCCAATCACAATGCGTCAGTGCCGCAAATTGCTTATGCATGGGTCCGGGACCGGCCAAATGTCGGTCCGATTGTCATCGCTGCGCGCAACGAAGAACAGCTAAAAGAGAACATTGCTTCTTTTGAAATTCAACTAACACAAGAAGAGCATGACCGCATTGAATCGGTGGCACGACCAGCTCCACTTTATCCGAACTGGCACCGCGCCATGAATTCGTTTGACATGGGCAGCCCGTCTGAAAAAACGTATTTAGCAGGGTATAAACAATCGTTGGGCATTGATGACTAA
- a CDS encoding TIGR04104 family putative zinc finger protein produces MPTCENCGQKWPWKTGVKNTVKFRNKAKCPYCEKTQYPIPKSRKLTAISSYMPALLIIALTLILDLDGLGIFFLAIALMLVFLGVYPFMMKLSNDDPMSTYKM; encoded by the coding sequence ATGCCAACTTGTGAAAATTGTGGTCAAAAATGGCCGTGGAAAACGGGGGTGAAAAATACAGTCAAGTTTCGCAATAAAGCCAAGTGTCCTTATTGCGAAAAGACCCAATACCCCATACCCAAGTCGAGAAAGCTAACCGCCATTTCTAGTTACATGCCAGCATTGCTCATTATCGCATTAACGCTAATTTTAGACCTTGATGGCTTAGGCATTTTCTTTCTTGCAATCGCGTTAATGCTCGTGTTTTTAGGGGTGTATCCATTTATGATGAAACTTTCGAATGACGACCCTATGTCGACTTATAAAATGTAG
- a CDS encoding ABC transporter substrate-binding protein: MVFKQILKKSVLGIMAVSVLAACSGDKESVSAQVDGNSLTKEEVIEKAKVEGEVNSVGMPDTWANWVETWSEIETEFDITHTDTDMSSAEELAKFEAEKDNASADIGDVGVAFGPIAEEKGLTQAYKTSYWEDIPEWAKDDEGHWIVGYTGTMAFLTDTNNVENPPKSWEDLKNGEYIVSIGDALTANQAQFAILGAAMAFGGDENNLQPGIDFFAELAEQGRLQGDPTVANLEKGEIDVAIMWDFNALGYSNQIDESRFDIVIPEEGSIMSGYATVINKYAQNPHAAMLAREYILSDEGQENLAKGYARPIRENVELSSEVKAMLLPDEMYTNTQPVKDQAAWEEATKNIPQMWQEQVLIHGN; this comes from the coding sequence ATGGTCTTTAAGCAAATTTTAAAAAAGAGTGTGTTGGGAATTATGGCAGTAAGTGTATTGGCGGCATGCTCTGGTGATAAAGAAAGTGTAAGTGCACAAGTTGATGGAAATTCCTTAACGAAAGAAGAAGTCATCGAAAAAGCAAAAGTAGAAGGCGAAGTAAATTCTGTCGGCATGCCTGACACATGGGCAAACTGGGTAGAAACGTGGAGTGAAATAGAAACTGAGTTTGACATAACTCATACCGATACAGATATGTCGAGTGCAGAAGAATTGGCAAAGTTCGAAGCGGAAAAAGACAATGCTTCTGCTGATATTGGCGATGTCGGAGTCGCATTTGGACCGATTGCTGAAGAAAAAGGATTGACGCAAGCGTATAAAACAAGTTACTGGGAGGATATTCCGGAATGGGCAAAAGATGATGAAGGGCATTGGATCGTTGGCTATACCGGAACGATGGCATTCCTAACCGATACCAACAATGTTGAAAATCCCCCGAAATCTTGGGAAGACCTTAAAAACGGTGAATATATCGTAAGCATTGGTGATGCCTTAACGGCAAATCAAGCACAATTTGCTATTTTAGGGGCAGCAATGGCTTTTGGTGGAGATGAAAATAATCTGCAACCAGGCATCGACTTTTTTGCGGAATTGGCGGAACAAGGACGTTTGCAAGGAGATCCAACAGTCGCAAACCTTGAAAAAGGCGAGATTGATGTTGCCATCATGTGGGATTTCAATGCATTAGGCTATAGCAATCAAATCGATGAATCCCGATTTGATATTGTCATTCCTGAAGAAGGATCCATTATGTCAGGTTACGCTACAGTAATTAACAAGTATGCTCAAAATCCTCATGCTGCGATGTTGGCAAGAGAGTATATTCTGTCAGATGAAGGACAAGAAAATTTAGCAAAGGGCTATGCTCGTCCTATTCGTGAAAATGTAGAACTTTCATCAGAAGTAAAAGCAATGCTATTACCGGATGAAATGTATACCAACACACAGCCAGTTAAAGACCAAGCGGCTTGGGAAGAAGCAACCAAGAATATTCCTCAAATGTGGCAAGAACAGGTATTAATCCATGGCAACTAA
- a CDS encoding alkaline phosphatase family protein produces MATNRVVLIVIDALRFDTACSHMGYLQHLVEHEKAARYKVRSEVPSLSRPLYETILTGTPPIVHGVNSNRTVRLSTQQSLFHLAKDGGKTTAAAAYHWISELYNSAPFNEIQDRIQLDTELPIENGFFYFEDHYPDSHLFAEASWLMEKKQPDFLYIHPMNVDDDGHKFTADSKEYRNRVLAVDALLSTFIPLCKERGYDIIITADHGMTADGNHGGNTAEDRHVPLFIVSEKITAGISDELVSQLMIAPLVCQLLEIEPSKAMLPLQLEECQRA; encoded by the coding sequence ATGGCAACTAATCGCGTGGTTCTGATTGTTATAGATGCTCTACGGTTTGATACGGCTTGTAGCCATATGGGTTATTTACAACATTTAGTAGAACATGAAAAAGCTGCGCGTTATAAAGTGCGCTCAGAAGTTCCATCACTTTCCAGGCCTTTATACGAAACCATTTTGACAGGTACACCTCCTATCGTCCATGGGGTTAACAGCAATCGAACGGTACGGTTATCCACGCAACAAAGTTTATTCCATTTGGCGAAAGACGGCGGGAAAACTACTGCCGCTGCCGCCTATCATTGGATAAGTGAATTGTATAATTCCGCTCCTTTCAATGAAATTCAAGATCGCATTCAACTAGATACGGAATTGCCGATTGAAAATGGATTTTTTTACTTTGAAGATCATTACCCCGATAGCCATTTGTTTGCGGAAGCCTCGTGGCTCATGGAAAAAAAACAACCTGATTTTCTTTATATTCACCCGATGAACGTAGATGATGACGGTCACAAATTTACTGCAGATTCAAAAGAATACCGGAATCGGGTACTTGCTGTGGATGCATTGCTATCAACGTTTATCCCGTTGTGCAAAGAAAGAGGGTACGACATTATTATTACGGCGGATCATGGAATGACGGCAGATGGCAATCATGGCGGAAATACAGCGGAAGATCGCCATGTGCCATTGTTTATTGTCTCAGAAAAAATAACTGCGGGAATATCTGATGAACTCGTTTCACAATTGATGATTGCGCCGCTAGTCTGTCAGTTATTAGAAATCGAACCGTCAAAAGCTATGTTGCCGCTACAGCTAGAGGAATGTCAGCGGGCTTAA
- a CDS encoding ABC transporter permease — MFFVLPLVNMFLSSFTDSEGFTLNQYKTALFNSYILQGFKNSITLSAVSAIVALVVSLFAVYAMMRFTDPVKERILVMINLTSNFSGIPLAFAFIVLLGNSGLFTLLFEKWNIDALASFSLYSWSGLLLIYIYFQLPLSLMLLYPIYYGIQQQWKEAAALLGANTVQFWMKIGIPVMLPGIVGTFSVLFANAMGAYASAYALTGSDYNLAAIRIGTLLSGDIFAQPELASAIAVLLGATMISAMVLSEWSIKKTRRNL, encoded by the coding sequence ATGTTTTTTGTTTTGCCTTTAGTGAATATGTTCTTATCGAGTTTTACTGACAGCGAGGGCTTTACGTTAAATCAGTACAAAACGGCTTTGTTCAACAGTTATATCTTACAAGGATTCAAAAACAGCATTACGTTATCGGCTGTTTCTGCGATTGTCGCGCTTGTCGTTTCGTTATTTGCGGTTTACGCGATGATGCGCTTTACAGATCCCGTAAAAGAGCGAATTTTAGTCATGATCAACTTGACTTCGAATTTTTCAGGTATTCCACTGGCTTTTGCATTTATTGTGTTGCTTGGCAACAGTGGGCTGTTTACCTTATTGTTTGAGAAATGGAACATAGATGCGCTTGCTTCTTTTTCTCTATATAGCTGGAGCGGCTTGCTACTGATTTATATTTATTTTCAGTTGCCATTATCCCTCATGCTGCTGTATCCGATTTATTATGGAATTCAACAGCAATGGAAAGAAGCTGCTGCCTTATTAGGTGCGAATACAGTTCAATTTTGGATGAAAATCGGTATTCCAGTGATGCTCCCAGGAATTGTGGGGACTTTTAGTGTGTTGTTTGCGAATGCAATGGGCGCTTATGCATCGGCCTATGCGTTAACGGGAAGTGACTATAATTTAGCAGCTATCCGAATTGGAACGTTGCTATCGGGTGATATTTTTGCCCAACCGGAACTGGCCAGTGCCATCGCCGTGTTACTTGGAGCCACGATGATTTCGGCAATGGTTCTCAGTGAATGGAGCATTAAGAAAACGAGGAGAAATCTATGA